DNA sequence from the Anaerosporomusa subterranea genome:
AAGTTCACTCGTTGCAGTTGGGCCATCGGGGCTATGTTAACATCTAGGGAAAACACGGAAGGACTCTACAATCAGCTTGGCATGATACTTGCAACAGTCTTGAATTACCGACAAGTTGTCGCGGTTTTTACGGATTTTGCTACAAGTATGGGGAGGCGATACGCGTGCTGGATTTTTCTCAGAGTAAAGAGATGATTTACAAGGCATTGGAGTCAATGGCGGGGTTTGTAATTACAGACACGGAAGGGCGAATTGTTTATCTGAGTCAACGTTACGCAGATATTCTTGAAGTGGATGCGGCAGAGGCGGTAGGGAAGCTTGCTGCAAACATTATCCCCCATACTCGCATGCAGATTGTGACTCAGACTGGGCGTGAAGAAATTGGCATGATCTTTAAGCTGAAGAACGGTGAGAGTATTTTAGTCAATCGAATTCCTATTAAGGTTGATGATAAGGTAATTGGCGCTTTTGCGTTTAGTACTTTTTCCACCGGTGAATTAAATACTGCGGCGACAATTGACCGGGTACAGCGTCTGAACCAGGAAGTTTGCCAGTATAAGAAAGAATTAAAGGAATTGCGCGGGGCGAAATATTCGATCGATCAGATTATCGGCGCCTCACCAGCTATTCATAAGATAAAAGAAACAATACGAAAGGTATCACAGACGAAATCAACAGTGTTGATTACCGGTGAGACGGGAACTGGTAAGGAACTGGTGGCACATGCCATCCATCAGTTGAGTCCGCGAAACCATCATTCGTTCATTCGTGTGAACTGTGCGGCGATTCCGCCGGACTTGCTGGAATCTGAGCTGTTTGGCTACGAGGAAGGCGCTTTTACCGGGGCAAAGAGAGGCGGAAAGCTTGGCAAGTTTGAAATGGCCAACTATGGCACTCTGCTTCTTGATGAGATTAATCAGATGCCCATCTATCTTCAGTCTAAGCTGTTGCGGGTTATTCAAGAAAGTGAGGTAGAGCGGGTAGGCGGCAATAAGCTCATCGACATTGATGTCAGGCTAATCTTTACCACTAACCAGGATTTATTAGAACTGGTACGCAAGGGCGATTTCAGGGAAGACTTGTATTACCGGATCAACGTTGTTACTGTCGATGTTCCACCGCTTCGCCACCGAAAAGAGGACATACCCTCGTTGGTCAATTATTTTGTAAAGAAAATAAACCGGGAAATTGGCTTACATATTACCAATGTTGAGGACGAAGTGATGAATTTGTTTCAGACTCATGACTGGCCGGGAAATATACGAGAACTAGGATATGTGCTTGAGCGAGCTGCCAATATCCAATTATCGGGCAGTATCGGAATGGATTGTTTCGAAAATCTCATTCTGCGAATTCAAAACGAGTCTTCTAATGTATCACGTGATTCAGGACTGGCGTCTGCACGGGCGCAAGCAGAGAAGGAGAAGATTTTGCAGGCGCTCAATATGGCAAACGGCAATGTGAAATTGGCTTCACAATTCTTAAAGATACATCGCAGTGTGCTTTATGATAAAATTAAAAAATATTGCATAACAATTTAACGGAAAA
Encoded proteins:
- a CDS encoding sigma-54 interaction domain-containing protein; translated protein: MLDFSQSKEMIYKALESMAGFVITDTEGRIVYLSQRYADILEVDAAEAVGKLAANIIPHTRMQIVTQTGREEIGMIFKLKNGESILVNRIPIKVDDKVIGAFAFSTFSTGELNTAATIDRVQRLNQEVCQYKKELKELRGAKYSIDQIIGASPAIHKIKETIRKVSQTKSTVLITGETGTGKELVAHAIHQLSPRNHHSFIRVNCAAIPPDLLESELFGYEEGAFTGAKRGGKLGKFEMANYGTLLLDEINQMPIYLQSKLLRVIQESEVERVGGNKLIDIDVRLIFTTNQDLLELVRKGDFREDLYYRINVVTVDVPPLRHRKEDIPSLVNYFVKKINREIGLHITNVEDEVMNLFQTHDWPGNIRELGYVLERAANIQLSGSIGMDCFENLILRIQNESSNVSRDSGLASARAQAEKEKILQALNMANGNVKLASQFLKIHRSVLYDKIKKYCITI